The following proteins are encoded in a genomic region of Fervidobacterium pennivorans DSM 9078:
- the def gene encoding peptide deformylase — protein sequence MKIYLKNWREVTVKVRILGDPVLRKKAKEVTDFNEVKKILEEFKTTMYTEDGVGLAAPQVGISLRFFAMDDGKGFKVVVNPQILEHSNEKEVGEEGCLSLPGVFADVERYKWIRVKYQTENGDWKEELLEDYSARIFQHEYDHLDGVLFIDHLSANERKKIALELKRVMEEYKKTKEGKEV from the coding sequence ATGAAAATCTACTTGAAAAATTGGAGGGAAGTTACGGTGAAGGTAAGAATTTTAGGTGATCCAGTACTTAGAAAAAAGGCAAAAGAAGTAACAGATTTTAACGAAGTAAAAAAGATTTTAGAAGAATTTAAAACAACAATGTACACCGAAGATGGTGTTGGACTTGCAGCTCCGCAGGTTGGCATTTCGCTGAGATTTTTTGCTATGGATGACGGGAAAGGCTTTAAGGTGGTTGTTAATCCACAAATTCTCGAGCACTCAAACGAAAAGGAAGTAGGCGAAGAAGGTTGTTTAAGCCTTCCAGGAGTTTTTGCAGATGTTGAAAGGTACAAATGGATACGAGTTAAATACCAAACTGAAAACGGAGACTGGAAAGAAGAACTTCTTGAAGATTATTCGGCTCGTATATTCCAACACGAATACGATCATTTGGATGGAGTTTTATTTATAGACCACTTAAGTGCAAATGAGCGAAAAAAGATAGCTTTAGAGCTTAAGAGAGTTATGGAAGAATACAAGAAAACTAAGGAAGGGAAGGAAGTATGA
- a CDS encoding acyl-CoA dehydrogenase — MDWNFTKEQEMVRKIVRDFAEKEIKRYAKVIDETEEFPWENVRKMAQAEMFGIPYPKEYGGAGGDYISYIITVEEISRACASTGVILSAHTSLVGYPLYQYGTEEQKRKYLIPVNRGEKLGAFALTEPNAGTDAGNQQTTAVLKGDHYVLNGSKIFITNGGVADIYIVFAMTDRSKGTKGISAFIVEKGFPGFYIGKYEKKMGIRGSKTAELIFDDCIVPKENLLGKEGDGFKIAMSTLDGGRIGIAAQALGIAQAALDEILKYVKERQQFGRPIGKFQGLQWYIAEIATKVQAARHLVYNAAWRKQNNLPYSMEASMAKLFASETAMEVTVKAVQIFGGYGYTKDSTVERLMRDAKITEIYEGTSEVQKMVISANLLKI; from the coding sequence ATGGACTGGAATTTTACTAAAGAACAAGAGATGGTCAGAAAAATCGTGAGAGATTTCGCAGAAAAAGAGATAAAACGGTATGCGAAGGTTATCGACGAGACTGAAGAGTTTCCTTGGGAAAATGTTAGAAAAATGGCGCAAGCGGAGATGTTTGGGATACCGTATCCGAAAGAATACGGTGGAGCTGGCGGAGATTACATAAGCTACATAATAACAGTTGAAGAGATTTCAAGAGCTTGTGCTTCGACGGGAGTTATCCTCTCAGCGCACACATCACTTGTGGGTTATCCACTCTATCAATACGGGACCGAGGAACAAAAAAGGAAGTATTTAATCCCCGTAAACAGAGGTGAAAAGCTTGGTGCATTTGCACTCACAGAACCGAACGCAGGTACAGATGCTGGAAATCAGCAGACGACTGCTGTTCTGAAAGGAGACCATTACGTTCTCAACGGTTCGAAAATATTTATAACCAACGGTGGAGTTGCGGATATCTATATCGTCTTTGCTATGACTGACAGATCAAAAGGGACGAAAGGAATAAGTGCGTTCATTGTTGAAAAAGGATTCCCAGGATTTTACATTGGTAAATACGAAAAAAAGATGGGAATTCGAGGTTCAAAAACGGCAGAACTTATCTTTGACGACTGTATAGTTCCAAAAGAAAACCTCCTCGGAAAAGAGGGAGACGGATTTAAGATAGCGATGTCGACACTCGATGGTGGAAGAATTGGAATAGCTGCTCAAGCTCTCGGAATAGCTCAAGCTGCTTTGGATGAAATTTTGAAATACGTAAAAGAAAGGCAGCAATTCGGAAGGCCAATAGGAAAATTCCAAGGACTCCAATGGTACATCGCTGAAATTGCAACAAAAGTCCAGGCTGCAAGGCATTTAGTCTACAACGCAGCGTGGCGGAAACAGAACAATTTGCCTTATTCAATGGAAGCTTCTATGGCAAAATTGTTTGCTTCGGAAACAGCTATGGAAGTTACAGTTAAGGCTGTTCAAATATTCGGTGGCTACGGCTATACAAAAGACTCAACGGTCGAAAGACTTATGAGAGATGCCAAGATAACAGAAATCTACGAAGGTACTTCCGAAGTTCAAAAGATGGTTATATCAGCTAACCTTTTAAAGATCTGA
- the cysK gene encoding cysteine synthase A, which yields MVFERIYETIGNTPIVKISKLTCENCAEVYAKLEYFNPGGSIKDRIALYMIEGAEKEGLLQPGGTVIEPTSGNTGIGLALVCASKGYRLIIVMPESMSVERRQVLKAYGAEIILTPASEGMTGAIRVAEQLARENGYFMPLQFENKYNPLAHRETTALEILRDMDGKIDAFVAGVGTGGTITGVGEVLKEKVPGVKIVAVEPEKSALLSGGTHSPHKIQGIGPGFIPKILNRDVIDEVVTVSDESAFEMTRRLAKEEGLFVGISSGAAMVGALKVAEKLGKGKRVVVILPDGGSKYLSMNVFDV from the coding sequence ATGGTTTTCGAGAGAATTTATGAAACTATAGGAAATACGCCAATTGTGAAAATAAGTAAACTTACTTGTGAAAACTGTGCCGAAGTTTACGCAAAACTTGAGTACTTTAACCCAGGTGGTAGTATCAAAGACAGGATAGCTCTTTATATGATTGAAGGAGCTGAGAAAGAAGGTTTGTTGCAGCCTGGTGGGACTGTTATCGAACCGACAAGTGGAAACACGGGTATTGGGCTAGCGCTTGTATGCGCTTCGAAAGGTTACAGGCTGATAATAGTTATGCCCGAATCTATGAGCGTTGAAAGAAGACAAGTTCTTAAGGCGTACGGAGCTGAGATTATACTTACTCCAGCAAGTGAAGGTATGACCGGAGCTATTCGTGTAGCAGAGCAACTTGCTCGAGAAAATGGGTATTTTATGCCACTGCAGTTTGAAAATAAATACAATCCGCTGGCACATAGGGAAACTACAGCGCTAGAAATTCTCAGAGATATGGACGGAAAGATCGATGCTTTTGTAGCAGGGGTTGGAACTGGCGGAACGATAACAGGTGTTGGTGAAGTTCTCAAAGAAAAGGTACCAGGTGTGAAGATAGTCGCTGTAGAGCCTGAAAAGTCTGCGCTTCTGTCAGGTGGAACACACAGTCCGCACAAAATTCAAGGAATAGGTCCCGGGTTCATTCCAAAGATTCTCAACAGAGATGTTATTGACGAAGTCGTAACTGTTAGTGATGAATCAGCTTTCGAGATGACTCGAAGACTTGCGAAGGAAGAAGGATTGTTCGTGGGTATTTCTTCTGGAGCGGCTATGGTCGGTGCACTGAAAGTTGCAGAAAAACTTGGAAAAGGTAAAAGAGTTGTCGTTATTTTACCTGACGGAGGCAGCAAGTATTTATCTATGAATGTTTTTGACGTGTGA
- the mscL gene encoding large conductance mechanosensitive channel protein MscL — translation MKKILKEFSDFLKQYNVIGLAVAIIIGGKLNQLVTSIVNDFLMPVILQPALKAAHITNFEELNYKGIYYGKVLGSLIDFLIVAFLVFLLVRSLNKFKENAEKLAKKIKKEE, via the coding sequence ATGAAAAAGATTTTGAAAGAGTTTTCAGATTTTTTGAAACAGTACAACGTTATCGGTCTTGCTGTAGCTATCATCATCGGTGGAAAGCTGAACCAACTTGTAACATCTATTGTTAATGATTTTTTGATGCCAGTGATACTTCAACCTGCTTTGAAAGCGGCACACATAACAAATTTTGAAGAACTCAACTACAAAGGTATATATTACGGTAAAGTTTTAGGTTCGCTTATTGATTTCTTGATAGTAGCATTTTTGGTCTTTCTTCTTGTTAGAAGCTTAAATAAGTTCAAAGAGAACGCGGAGAAGCTAGCAAAGAAAATCAAGAAAGAAGAATAA
- a CDS encoding FAD-dependent oxidoreductase: MKIVVIGCTHAGTAFTKTVKELYPDVEVKIFERNDTVSFLSCGIALHIHGVVEDVNKLFYASADTLRQLGADPYMRTEVTAVDLDSKKIKYRKLDTGEEGEESFDKIMITTGSWPVIPNVPGVDLEGIKLSKNFYHAKEIKEASKNAKNIVIVGAGLIGVELAEAFRANGKEVTLIDLENRILAKYLDKEFSDEVEDLFVQNGIKLALGERVLEFSGNGKVEKVVTDKNEYPADLVILATGFRPVTEMFKGQLEMLPNGAIIVDSSMRTSKKDVFAAGDCAAVYFTPAGRYEYIPLATNAVRMGTIAAINLFEDRIKYQGTQGTSGVKLFGYNIAATGITENWAKSLKLEVDNVTITESTRPEFMPVYKPVTLKIVYDKKSHIILGAQLISEEDVTEAINTLSIVISKKMTLEELAFSDFFFQPYFNKPWNFVNTTALAGLKKYI; this comes from the coding sequence ATGAAAATAGTTGTAATTGGTTGTACACATGCAGGAACTGCTTTTACAAAAACGGTCAAAGAACTTTATCCGGATGTTGAAGTGAAGATTTTTGAAAGGAATGACACCGTTTCTTTTCTGTCTTGCGGAATAGCTTTGCACATCCACGGAGTAGTTGAAGATGTGAATAAACTATTTTACGCTTCGGCTGATACTTTAAGGCAGTTGGGAGCGGATCCTTACATGAGAACAGAAGTCACTGCTGTTGACCTGGATTCAAAGAAAATAAAGTACAGAAAGCTCGATACTGGGGAAGAAGGAGAAGAGAGTTTTGACAAAATAATGATAACAACTGGTTCATGGCCGGTGATACCAAACGTACCGGGTGTCGACCTTGAAGGTATAAAACTCTCAAAGAATTTCTATCACGCAAAAGAAATAAAAGAGGCTTCAAAAAATGCAAAAAACATTGTTATAGTTGGTGCCGGACTTATAGGTGTAGAGCTGGCGGAGGCTTTCAGAGCAAATGGTAAAGAGGTTACCCTGATTGATCTTGAAAATAGAATACTTGCAAAATATTTGGACAAAGAATTCTCCGATGAAGTTGAAGATTTATTTGTTCAGAACGGTATCAAACTTGCACTTGGTGAAAGAGTTTTAGAGTTCAGCGGAAATGGAAAGGTTGAAAAGGTCGTAACTGACAAAAATGAGTATCCAGCAGATTTAGTGATACTTGCAACTGGATTTAGACCTGTTACGGAAATGTTTAAAGGCCAACTTGAGATGCTTCCTAACGGTGCGATAATTGTTGACAGTTCAATGCGAACAAGCAAAAAAGATGTTTTTGCAGCAGGAGATTGTGCGGCAGTCTATTTCACACCTGCGGGTAGATACGAATACATTCCACTGGCTACAAATGCGGTCAGAATGGGGACAATCGCTGCAATCAATCTTTTCGAAGATAGAATTAAATATCAGGGAACTCAAGGAACTTCAGGTGTTAAACTCTTTGGTTACAATATAGCAGCAACCGGCATTACTGAAAATTGGGCGAAAAGTTTAAAGTTAGAAGTTGATAACGTCACAATTACCGAAAGTACACGCCCTGAATTTATGCCAGTTTATAAACCTGTTACTTTGAAAATTGTGTACGATAAAAAATCTCACATTATTCTGGGTGCACAGCTTATATCCGAAGAAGACGTGACAGAAGCCATCAACACTCTTTCAATAGTTATCTCGAAAAAGATGACTTTAGAAGAACTTGCATTTTCAGACTTCTTCTTCCAACCATATTTCAACAAACCCTGGAACTTTGTAAACACAACAGCACTCGCCGGTTTAAAAAAATATATTTAA
- a CDS encoding SBBP repeat-containing protein: MKQLLIFTLLLILCLSVAVFPQSPTFNISLKSNTLSVVQGGSGSLSLTITPVNKFTGTVTLSLVNAPKGITLKPTTVSVKKSTVTQTITISVEKSVSAGKYSLTLRVASGNIVKKLAISLTVTKAPEPSISVSVSPSKITVSQGNSSFFNLTVVPSGGFTGSVKLELQKAPSGITLTPSSFSVGKESVTQRVAVKVDNSVDVGVYNITLKVTGGNIVKTVNLEVVVRLPSGTLIWSKQFGSNSEDEVCGLATDSQNNIIIAGSVKGNLDSNKMGVKDVFLRKFDFEGNLIWGRQFGSDYYDEAYGVAVDSNDNIIVVGYTYKTLGKESYGLVDAYIRKYDKDGNVIWTTQFGTKSSEVANSVAVDKFDNIYVAGYTWGNLEGVNKGAKDAYVCKFDPDGNIVWKRQIGTEYYDEIFNIAVDSQGNIYIAGYTWGVLGEKSNGSQDIIVAKLDTFGNLIWISQFGTDKLDEPHGIALDTAGNIYIAGYTNGSLFTKKESTRDIDIIIVKLDKNGKIVFGVQLDSNYSASSESYLGQDSALDIVLSSDGKIFIVGGTTGNLAGKNQGYEDAFVILLDQFGKTVWIKQFGTPETDIAQSVALDKENIIVVGTTWGDLEGENQGMKDIFIRKYSP, translated from the coding sequence ATGAAACAATTACTGATATTTACGTTGTTACTTATATTGTGTTTAAGTGTCGCTGTTTTTCCACAGTCGCCAACTTTTAATATTTCTCTAAAATCGAATACTCTTTCGGTTGTACAAGGTGGAAGCGGTAGTTTAAGTTTAACTATAACGCCTGTAAATAAGTTCACCGGTACTGTGACTTTAAGTCTTGTTAATGCACCAAAAGGAATAACTTTGAAACCAACTACTGTCAGTGTAAAAAAAAGCACCGTAACTCAGACAATTACCATTTCTGTTGAAAAAAGTGTTTCTGCTGGAAAATACTCGCTAACTTTAAGAGTAGCAAGCGGTAATATTGTAAAAAAATTAGCTATTTCACTTACGGTGACAAAAGCACCTGAACCGAGTATTTCAGTCTCTGTGTCCCCTTCTAAAATCACTGTTTCCCAAGGGAATAGTTCGTTTTTTAATTTGACTGTGGTACCTTCTGGAGGATTTACAGGATCAGTTAAATTGGAACTTCAAAAAGCACCATCTGGAATAACGCTGACACCATCATCGTTCAGCGTTGGAAAAGAAAGTGTAACTCAAAGAGTTGCGGTAAAAGTAGATAACAGCGTAGACGTGGGTGTTTATAATATTACTTTAAAAGTCACGGGCGGAAACATAGTAAAAACAGTTAACTTGGAAGTTGTTGTTAGACTACCGTCGGGTACTCTCATTTGGTCGAAACAATTCGGAAGTAATTCGGAAGATGAAGTATGCGGTTTAGCTACAGACAGTCAAAACAATATAATCATTGCTGGTTCGGTTAAAGGAAACCTGGATAGTAACAAAATGGGAGTAAAAGACGTTTTTTTGAGAAAGTTTGATTTCGAAGGAAATCTTATTTGGGGAAGACAATTTGGTAGTGATTATTACGACGAAGCCTACGGTGTCGCAGTTGACAGCAATGATAACATAATAGTTGTAGGCTACACCTATAAAACACTGGGAAAAGAAAGTTATGGTTTAGTCGACGCCTACATCCGAAAATATGATAAAGATGGAAATGTTATTTGGACAACACAATTTGGAACAAAATCTTCTGAGGTAGCCAATTCTGTTGCAGTTGATAAATTTGATAATATATACGTTGCAGGATACACTTGGGGAAACTTAGAAGGTGTGAATAAAGGGGCAAAGGATGCTTACGTTTGTAAATTTGATCCAGATGGAAATATAGTGTGGAAGAGGCAGATTGGTACTGAGTATTACGATGAAATCTTTAACATAGCGGTTGATTCTCAAGGAAACATATACATTGCAGGCTATACTTGGGGAGTCTTGGGGGAAAAGAGTAACGGTTCCCAGGATATTATTGTCGCTAAGTTAGATACCTTTGGCAACCTCATCTGGATTTCTCAGTTCGGGACTGATAAGTTAGATGAACCTCACGGAATAGCTTTAGATACTGCGGGAAATATTTATATTGCCGGATACACAAATGGTTCTCTCTTTACTAAGAAGGAAAGTACACGCGATATTGACATTATTATAGTAAAATTAGATAAAAATGGAAAAATAGTTTTTGGGGTTCAGTTAGATTCGAATTATTCCGCTTCTTCAGAATCATATCTGGGACAAGATAGTGCATTAGATATAGTGTTAAGCTCTGATGGAAAAATATTCATTGTTGGAGGGACAACCGGGAATCTTGCGGGAAAAAATCAAGGATACGAGGATGCGTTCGTAATATTACTTGATCAATTTGGGAAAACTGTTTGGATAAAGCAATTTGGAACACCCGAAACTGACATAGCTCAAAGCGTTGCTTTAGATAAAGAGAATATAATTGTTGTGGGTACAACGTGGGGAGATTTAGAAGGGGAAAACCAGGGAATGAAAGATATCTTTATAAGAAAGTATTCTCCGTAA
- the surE gene encoding 5'/3'-nucleotidase SurE, with protein sequence MNILVVNDDGVTAPGILCAARTLSEKHNVVVVAPESEQSAVGHAITLRLPLWVRKLDIKENFEMYAVSGTPADCVKIGLDVVYKDKGIVPDLVVSGINRGENLGTDVVYSGTVSGALEGAIAGVPSIAISVADFVNPIYETAAKFLVQFLEEFDIRLIPRFSALNINVPSIPFEELKGWKLTRQSKRRYEDYFERRVDPYGKDYFWMLGDIVEDDPDPKADYKALKEGYVSVSPINVFLTDENLLEKLEGSYGEGKNFR encoded by the coding sequence GTGAATATTCTGGTTGTAAACGACGATGGAGTCACCGCTCCTGGTATACTATGTGCAGCAAGAACTTTGTCAGAAAAACACAACGTTGTAGTTGTTGCTCCTGAATCAGAACAAAGTGCGGTTGGACACGCTATAACTCTTAGACTTCCATTGTGGGTAAGAAAACTTGACATAAAAGAAAATTTTGAGATGTACGCTGTTTCTGGAACTCCTGCCGACTGCGTTAAAATAGGGCTAGATGTTGTCTACAAAGATAAAGGTATCGTTCCTGACCTTGTCGTTAGCGGTATTAACCGCGGTGAAAATTTGGGGACCGATGTTGTTTACTCAGGAACCGTAAGTGGAGCTCTTGAAGGTGCGATAGCTGGCGTACCATCAATAGCTATCTCAGTTGCAGACTTTGTGAATCCTATTTATGAAACTGCAGCCAAGTTTTTGGTGCAATTTTTAGAAGAATTCGATATACGCTTGATCCCAAGATTCAGTGCACTGAATATAAACGTACCTTCGATACCTTTTGAAGAGCTCAAAGGGTGGAAGTTAACAAGACAAAGTAAGAGAAGATACGAAGATTATTTTGAAAGAAGAGTTGATCCGTACGGAAAAGATTACTTTTGGATGTTAGGTGATATCGTTGAAGATGATCCAGATCCGAAAGCTGATTACAAAGCACTTAAGGAAGGATACGTTTCGGTTTCTCCTATAAACGTTTTCCTAACTGATGAAAATCTACTTGAAAAATTGGAGGGAAGTTACGGTGAAGGTAAGAATTTTAGGTGA
- a CDS encoding anaerobic ribonucleoside-triphosphate reductase, which produces MFWRFSDDFIEEFEKIPETFREIEGLTWQLDPVIFTEHFFSKGIIDSSIDVNANVRSTNVYTYFNEVSKPITKLYSIYAIYEKMKNLFGIDDAKTFLRYQMYGDIYLHDAHHSAFAPYCYAYSLRPIVEKGLFFIDSIKSTPAKHLSSYIQHVIQFVMFASNQQSGAVGLPDFFVWLAYFYKKDLESGVIPVEREKEYLEQHFQIFTYSINQPIRGTQSPYTNFTYLDRNYIRAIFENETYPNGESIVENTELIIELQKRYWEWIVSEREKQMFTFPVLTASLLYKDGRFIDEDSARFINRVNLRWQDTNLYISDSIDAVASCCRLTSSTKDIKFSAFGEEPELKGMVNSIGGSDLNIGSFKVVTINLPRIALETKSKEDFKKRLAEKVLLVQKVLAAIRSLITDRISQGVLPLYNLGLMDLNRQYGTVGINGFFEALEILGMVEYGPDGVKYSPEGEMFGEEILDLIGQLNKQGRKAFGFTFNVEQIPAEKAAATFAEKDRILYGTDYQVYSNQWLPLTSDSDMINRIKYSGRFDKKVSGGAILHVNIDSPFKDEEQSWNLLNLIAKMGVVYFAFNTKISVCKHGHAFYGEKCPTCGNNKVDEFIRIVGYLVPISSFNKHRKIEYKDRKFYPVNS; this is translated from the coding sequence GTGTTTTGGAGATTTTCTGATGATTTTATAGAAGAATTCGAAAAGATTCCAGAGACCTTCAGAGAAATTGAGGGCTTAACTTGGCAACTTGATCCGGTTATTTTTACTGAACATTTCTTCAGCAAAGGCATTATTGATTCGAGCATAGATGTTAACGCGAACGTTAGAAGCACGAACGTTTACACGTATTTCAACGAAGTTTCGAAACCAATAACAAAACTTTATTCAATTTATGCGATATATGAAAAAATGAAAAATCTCTTCGGTATCGATGACGCTAAAACTTTTTTGAGATATCAGATGTACGGGGATATATATCTTCACGATGCACACCATTCAGCTTTTGCTCCCTACTGCTACGCTTATTCTCTGAGACCAATCGTTGAAAAAGGTCTTTTCTTTATTGACAGTATAAAATCAACGCCTGCAAAACATTTATCTTCGTACATACAGCACGTTATACAATTTGTAATGTTTGCTTCGAACCAGCAATCTGGTGCCGTGGGGCTTCCGGACTTTTTCGTTTGGCTTGCGTACTTTTACAAAAAAGACTTAGAAAGCGGAGTAATTCCTGTTGAAAGAGAAAAAGAGTATTTGGAGCAACATTTCCAGATATTCACCTACTCAATAAACCAGCCTATCAGAGGGACACAATCACCGTACACGAACTTTACTTATCTTGATAGAAACTATATCAGAGCTATCTTCGAAAATGAAACTTATCCGAACGGAGAGAGTATTGTTGAAAATACTGAGTTGATAATAGAACTTCAAAAGAGGTATTGGGAGTGGATAGTCAGCGAACGTGAAAAACAGATGTTTACATTCCCAGTTCTTACAGCATCACTTCTTTACAAAGATGGAAGGTTTATTGATGAAGATAGCGCGAGGTTTATAAACCGAGTAAATTTAAGGTGGCAGGATACGAATCTTTACATAAGTGATAGCATCGATGCAGTTGCTTCTTGCTGCAGGCTCACAAGTTCAACAAAAGATATTAAATTTTCAGCTTTTGGTGAAGAGCCGGAATTAAAAGGTATGGTTAATTCGATAGGTGGAAGCGATTTGAATATCGGCTCGTTTAAAGTTGTAACGATAAACCTTCCAAGGATTGCCTTGGAAACGAAAAGTAAAGAAGATTTCAAGAAAAGATTAGCTGAAAAGGTTCTTTTAGTTCAAAAGGTTTTAGCAGCGATAAGGAGTTTAATAACTGACAGGATTTCACAGGGAGTTTTACCACTTTACAACCTGGGTCTCATGGACCTCAACAGACAATACGGAACGGTTGGTATAAACGGATTTTTTGAAGCACTTGAAATTCTAGGAATGGTTGAATACGGTCCTGACGGTGTTAAATATTCACCTGAAGGCGAAATGTTCGGAGAAGAGATATTGGACTTAATAGGTCAACTTAACAAACAAGGTAGAAAGGCTTTTGGTTTTACTTTTAACGTCGAGCAGATACCAGCGGAAAAAGCTGCGGCAACGTTCGCTGAAAAAGACAGGATTCTTTACGGAACTGATTATCAAGTTTATTCAAATCAATGGTTACCATTGACAAGTGATTCCGATATGATCAATAGGATAAAATACTCGGGAAGATTTGACAAAAAGGTTTCAGGTGGAGCGATATTGCACGTTAATATAGACTCTCCTTTCAAAGATGAAGAACAGTCTTGGAATTTACTCAACTTAATCGCAAAAATGGGAGTTGTTTATTTCGCTTTCAACACGAAGATAAGTGTTTGCAAACACGGTCATGCGTTCTACGGTGAAAAGTGTCCAACTTGCGGCAATAACAAAGTTGACGAGTTTATTCGCATCGTAGGATATTTAGTCCCAATAAGTTCGTTTAACAAACACAGAAAAATTGAGTATAAAGATAGGAAATTTTATCCAGTTAATTCGTGA
- a CDS encoding 4Fe-4S cluster-binding domain-containing protein, which yields MNFLVNTVKVLFQDHPVYPSVSVYFQGCDAFPKCVGCHNQNTWEFDESFSKRYDEILSLVEEKVQFLLAGYEKISLTFLGGEPLSVRNRECVRLLSKYFKEKYCSKVVTTLYSWREPKDLVELVEYIENVDEFVLGRFEINLKTGGFPASSNQLYITKEELSELLEIERGKCCVLEIF from the coding sequence ATGAATTTCTTAGTCAATACTGTAAAGGTGCTTTTCCAAGACCATCCGGTTTATCCTTCCGTCAGTGTATACTTCCAAGGTTGCGACGCTTTCCCAAAGTGTGTGGGGTGCCACAATCAGAATACTTGGGAATTCGATGAATCTTTCTCGAAACGCTATGATGAAATACTTTCTTTAGTCGAAGAAAAGGTTCAATTTTTGCTGGCGGGATACGAAAAAATATCCTTAACTTTTTTAGGCGGAGAACCGCTTTCGGTAAGAAACCGAGAATGCGTCAGACTGCTATCAAAATACTTTAAAGAAAAGTACTGTTCTAAAGTTGTCACAACTCTTTACAGCTGGAGAGAACCGAAAGATCTAGTTGAATTAGTTGAGTACATTGAAAACGTAGATGAATTCGTCTTAGGACGCTTTGAAATAAATTTGAAAACAGGCGGATTTCCAGCATCGTCAAATCAGCTTTACATAACAAAAGAAGAACTTTCAGAACTTTTAGAAATCGAAAGGGGGAAATGCTGTGTTTTGGAGATTTTCTGA
- the epsC gene encoding serine O-acetyltransferase EpsC, which translates to MRKILNYFKEEINFIMENDPAAKSALEVLLLYPGFHAVLWHRIAYFLYNKKFYFLARLISQVVRFFTGIEIHPGAKLGKRILIDHGMGVVIGETAEVGNNVVIYHGVTLGGTGKDKGKRHPTVGNNVVIGAGAKLLGPIIIGNNVKIGANAVVLKDVPDNATAVGIPAKIILNSKAIDKNASDGDEVCQRGFEEFEEVSA; encoded by the coding sequence ATGCGGAAGATTTTAAATTATTTCAAAGAAGAGATAAACTTTATTATGGAAAACGATCCAGCTGCGAAAAGCGCTCTTGAAGTTCTCTTGCTTTATCCAGGTTTTCACGCGGTTCTTTGGCACAGAATAGCGTATTTCTTGTACAACAAGAAATTTTATTTCCTTGCCAGATTGATTTCCCAAGTTGTTCGTTTCTTTACAGGTATAGAGATACATCCGGGTGCAAAGCTGGGAAAAAGAATACTGATAGATCACGGTATGGGAGTGGTTATAGGGGAGACTGCGGAAGTTGGCAATAACGTGGTTATTTATCACGGTGTTACTTTAGGTGGAACAGGAAAAGACAAGGGTAAAAGGCATCCTACCGTCGGTAATAACGTTGTAATAGGTGCAGGGGCAAAACTGCTTGGACCGATAATAATTGGGAACAACGTTAAAATTGGTGCCAACGCTGTCGTTTTGAAAGATGTTCCAGACAACGCAACCGCTGTCGGAATACCAGCGAAGATAATATTAAACTCCAAGGCAATAGATAAAAACGCAAGCGACGGTGATGAGGTTTGTCAAAGAGGTTTTGAAGAGTTTGAAGAAGTAAGTGCCTAA